CGGCCGCATTGAAGACTTGTTGGAAACGGATGCCATATTCCTCATCGGGGTAGATCCTCTTGAGGAAACCCCTGCCATAGGATGGAAAGTCAAGATTGCCGCCAGACGTTACGACAGTAACGTTATAGTCGCGAACTCCCGAAAAACGAGTCTTGACCGGTTTTCCAGAGTCCTGTTGAGAGTCAGGCCGTACTCGGAGAGCGACCTTGTCTTGGGCCTCATGAAAATCATACTGGATCTCGATTTGTGGGACAAAGAATTCGTGCGGGATCGGACTGCGAACTTTCTTCCTATGAAGAACCTGTTGGACAAGATTTCACTTAATGGAATTCTGAAAAGAACGGGAATTGCCAGAGAGGACCTGCAAGAGGCAGCGCGAATACTGGGCGAGGCGCCAAGAGCCTCCATCGTTTTCGGGGGAGACGTAATACTTCAGGAAAACGGGCTGCAATGCGTTATGAATATAGCGAACCTGGCGCTCCTGACCGGGAACATCGGACAATCCAATGCAGGGATTTATCCGATATTCGAGAAAGGCAATATGGTCGGACTCTGCGATATGGGAGCCTTACCAGAATATCTGCCGGGATATCAGCACGCTGCACAAGCTCGCGAGCTTTTTGAAAAGGTCTGGAAAAACGGTATTCCTTATACAAAAGGACGGACCGTGCCGGAAATGGTGCACGGTCTGGAGAATGGCGATGTACGGGCGGTTTATATTGCAGGCGCTGATCCTCTGACTGACTATCCGCATTCCACACGCCTTGCCAAGGCTCTCAGGAAAGCCGAACTGCTCGTTGTCCATGAGATTTTTCCCAGTCCAACGGCTTTGATGGCGCATTGCGTATTCCCGGCTTCGTCTTTTGCCGAGAAGAATGGAACTATTACCAATTTCGAGCATCGTGTACAAAAAATCAATCAAGCCATAGCCCCCCTTGGAGAAAGCATGCCGGACTGGAGCATTCTCGAAGAAGTTGCGAAAGCTATGGGGAAGTCCATGGGCTTCTCCGGAGTCGAGGACATATTCAGTGAAATGAGCCGGACACTACCCTTTTACGATGGGCTGAACATCTCGGATCTGGACGGCGATGGCAAGATAGCAATCCCTCTACACCAAGATCATGGGCGATCTAGGAGCGGCAAACCATATTCTTTTGCTCCGGTGAGGACCTGGGAATGTCCTGAAGGTCCCGAGGCTGAGGCATATCCTTTTGAGATGATAGCAGGACGATCTATGTTTCATTTCGGTTCAACGTCCACAAGATCGAAAAACCTGCTCACGCTTTGTCCTCGGGGTTATGTGGAAATAAATCCCCAAGATGCCGTCAAACTCAATATTTCAGAGAATCAGCCAATAGAGGTCAGCTCTCCAGTCAGCTCTTTTTGTGCTACGGCCAGAATCTCGGACAAAGTGAGTCGGGAGATAGTATACGTTCCCTCCAATTTTCCTGACCTGAGAGTCTACAGCCTGTTCCGGGAGAACACCACGATCTGTAGGGTCAGACTTACCCCTCTGAACGTTGAATCACCATGTGGTGAGGAGACACGCGACGATGTCTCGGAAGCAACTGCTCGAGTCCTGACCGATACCAATTGCCGTTTCCGTCTCAATATCGAACCACAAGGAGGTTTGCATGAACGCACGAGGAAGACCAAAGGCTTCGGTGCTCGTGGTCGATGATGAGCAAATCGTTCACGAAAGTGTCCGGAGAGTTCTCGAAGAGGGAGGCTTTCGAGTCGCTGGCGCACTGAGAGTCGACCAGGCATTGGGTCAACTCGAAAACGAAACCTTCGACCTTACGCTTACTGACCTCATGATGCCCGAGCGGAGCGGAATGGAAGTGGTTGAGGCCATAGCCAAGAAGTATCCCGATACCGGAGTTGTCATGTTCACAGGATATGCCACCGTAGATTCCGCAGTGGAATCCATGAAACTTGGTGCTCTGGATTATCTTCCCAAACCGTTCACTCCAGAAGAACTCCTCAAAATCACAAACCGCGCCCTGGAGAAAGTTCTCAAGGCACGAAGAGACAGAGAGATAGAAAAAACCTATGCCGAAGCGGAAAGAGCCCTGAGATCCAGCCTGGATCTCAAGGAAATCCTGAATCTGATCTGTTCCAGTGTCGTCAGGCTCTTCAGAGTAAAAGCAAGTGCGGTCTTTGTATTGCGAAAGCGAGATCAGGCATTTGTTCTGGCTGCTTCGAATGGGTTGAGTGAGGAGTACGTTCAAAAGGGTCTCGTCGATGCCAGGCGAAGCATATCCGAAGTAATGGAGTCTGGAAAACCGGTGATCGTAGAAGACGCTGACTTCGACACCAGGCTTCAGTATCCCGCTGAAGCCAGGAGAGAGAACATAAACTCCATAGTATCGGTACCCATGAAGCTCGAAGAGAATGTTTTCGGTGTCCTGAGGACATACAATTCTGAAAAGAGGGCCTTCAACGTAGACGAAATGGATCTTCTGCTGAAGTTTGCCGAGCAAGCAGCCCGTGCTCTGGAGAATGCCATGCGCTACGAGCAGGTTCGTTCGGATATCGAAGGATTGAAAAAATTCATTCTCGGCCCCCAAGATCAAGACGTCTTTTGATGATGATTCCGGTATTCGCCGAAAAGTGGCGAAACGGATCGAGGAGCACCTTGATTCAGGCGTCATCACTACTTTTTTCGCCAGGAGGGTCCAATGGAAAAGCCGAAAGGAAAGATTCTGGTACTGGATGATGAGCGAATCGTCCTGGATAGTGTGAGCCGTATTCTCGACAACCAACACTATGAAGTGAAGACCGCCCGCAAAGGCGAAGACGCCATCGAAATACTGAAGGAAGGCGGATTCGATATTCTTTTGACCGATTTGAAAATGCCCGGCATTAATGGCCTTCAAGCTATGGAGTCTCTTTCGGAAATAGACCCGGATCTGTCAATGATCATGTTTACCGCCTACTCCACTATCGATTCTGCAGTAGAAGCATTGAAGCTGGGCGCTGTGGATTACATAAGAAAGCCCTTCACTCCGGACCAGCTCCTTGACTTGGTTAATAAGACGATGAAGGATCGGAAAGCTCGTT
The sequence above is a segment of the Desulfomonile tiedjei DSM 6799 genome. Coding sequences within it:
- a CDS encoding response regulator, producing MNARGRPKASVLVVDDEQIVHESVRRVLEEGGFRVAGALRVDQALGQLENETFDLTLTDLMMPERSGMEVVEAIAKKYPDTGVVMFTGYATVDSAVESMKLGALDYLPKPFTPEELLKITNRALEKVLKARRDREIEKTYAEAERALRSSLDLKEILNLICSSVVRLFRVKASAVFVLRKRDQAFVLAASNGLSEEYVQKGLVDARRSISEVMESGKPVIVEDADFDTRLQYPAEARRENINSIVSVPMKLEENVFGVLRTYNSEKRAFNVDEMDLLLKFAEQAARALENAMRYEQVRSDIEGLKKFILGPQDQDVF
- a CDS encoding molybdopterin-dependent oxidoreductase, encoding MPTLNIDRVEITVPEGTTILEAANKAGIWIPTLCYYPKTSPSDSCRMCVVEIEGVRRPMTSCNTIAAEGMMVHTDSPKLRSIREEVMGLVLMDHPLDCPVCSAAGECEIQNLTYRLGIYGTEYQMERRTRAVVNDWPLIRYDPNLCLTCLRCVKVCHEVIGASALRLADVGYAARITTRDGGILDCDFCGECVQACPSGAMSDKVSLWARPWELRKVPTVCSLCSAGCRMLVNVKDNRIYRVTTDIESHNGGTLCVGGRFGFDFVHHEDRILTPLLRKDDELKPASWADALQFTAENLEKIIRESGPESVVGLVSPRLTNEDCYAFQKFFRTVIGTNNIDSEARFSILRVQRALELTCGVGGSSGRIEDLLETDAIFLIGVDPLEETPAIGWKVKIAARRYDSNVIVANSRKTSLDRFSRVLLRVRPYSESDLVLGLMKIILDLDLWDKEFVRDRTANFLPMKNLLDKISLNGILKRTGIAREDLQEAARILGEAPRASIVFGGDVILQENGLQCVMNIANLALLTGNIGQSNAGIYPIFEKGNMVGLCDMGALPEYLPGYQHAAQARELFEKVWKNGIPYTKGRTVPEMVHGLENGDVRAVYIAGADPLTDYPHSTRLAKALRKAELLVVHEIFPSPTALMAHCVFPASSFAEKNGTITNFEHRVQKINQAIAPLGESMPDWSILEEVAKAMGKSMGFSGVEDIFSEMSRTLPFYDGLNISDLDGDGKIAIPLHQDHGRSRSGKPYSFAPVRTWECPEGPEAEAYPFEMIAGRSMFHFGSTSTRSKNLLTLCPRGYVEINPQDAVKLNISENQPIEVSSPVSSFCATARISDKVSREIVYVPSNFPDLRVYSLFRENTTICRVRLTPLNVESPCGEETRDDVSEATARVLTDTNCRFRLNIEPQGGLHERTRKTKGFGARGR